GTCGCAAACACGAAACCGTTATACGCAATTCAATAAATATTTTTCTAAGAGGATAAAGAATGATTGGCTTTCAAAGGGGAATAAATTTGATTTTTTCTTTATTTAATAAGGGTGACAACATTGTGTTTTCTCCACCCCGTTCCGAAAACGAATTATTTATAAATTGACTTACTTTATTATAATTATGAACAAAAAAATTACACTTCTACCAACAAAGATTGGTGGGGAAAAATGGCCAAAGAAGAATGCGGTTTTACAAAGCCTTGGCTTGATCTAGACATTAAAATTCTTCAAAAACTTGCTAAAGGTGAATTGAAAAATCCTCCTGAAGCGTTAAATGATATATACCCTATCAGTGTGCTCGCTGATGTTAAAGGTAAAGATATTTTATGTCTTGCTTCTAGAGGTGGACAACAATCAGTAGTTTTTAGTTTACTTGGAGCGAATGTAACAGTTATTGATATCGCAGATGGTCAGCTTGATGGCGATAAAAAAGCAGCCGCTCATTACGGATATAAAGTTAAAACTATCCAAGGTTACATGAGTGATCTTTCAATGCTTAAAGATAATTCGTTCGATCATGTTTATTAAGCACCTTCAATGGG
This genomic interval from Caloranaerobacter sp. TR13 contains the following:
- a CDS encoding class I SAM-dependent methyltransferase, coding for MAKEECGFTKPWLDLDIKILQKLAKGELKNPPEALNDIYPISVLADVKGKDILCLASRGGQQSVVFSLLGANVTVIDIADGQLDGDKKAAAHYGYKVKTIQGYMSDLSMLKDNSFDHVY